A genomic segment from Neobacillus sp. YX16 encodes:
- the murF gene encoding UDP-N-acetylmuramoyl-tripeptide--D-alanyl-D-alanine ligase: MIKRNLKQISDMIAVKNDITSFVEIEITGVSIDSRKIEPGNLFIPFKGESSDGHKFVEESLKKGAGAALWQKDVPNPPTHLPILIVEDCLVALQELAREYRKQLPVKVVGITGSNGKTTTKDMTASLLSTTYKVQKTEGNYNNHIGLPLTVLGLDMDTEIAVLEMGMSGRGEIEFLTKLASPDAVVITNIGESHLLDLGSREGIAEAKLEILHGLKEGGLAVLHGDEPLLMERINKYKGNVNVLTFGRNNRNDFYPTEVIQLEQGNRFTINESSENFELPVLGTHNILNALAAMIIANHFDVPFTKMNEGLANVKLTNMRMELVEGSHGEKIINDAYNASPTSMTAAIELVSNLKGYQKIILVLGDMLELGPQEEQYHQQIGEGLNPGKIDYVFTFGKLAEHIAEGARSALGKHRVFSYSDKNELIKVLKQHVNNESLVLVKASRGMKLEEIVTALQNK, encoded by the coding sequence ATGATAAAAAGAAATCTAAAGCAGATATCAGATATGATAGCTGTTAAAAATGATATTACCTCATTTGTTGAGATAGAAATTACCGGTGTTTCCATTGATTCTAGAAAAATTGAACCTGGTAATTTATTTATTCCTTTTAAAGGGGAAAGCTCGGATGGCCATAAATTTGTAGAGGAATCGCTTAAAAAGGGCGCAGGTGCTGCATTGTGGCAAAAGGATGTGCCCAATCCCCCAACACATTTACCTATCTTGATTGTTGAAGATTGTTTAGTTGCCTTGCAGGAATTGGCGAGAGAATATCGCAAACAATTACCAGTAAAAGTGGTAGGAATTACCGGTAGTAATGGAAAAACTACCACAAAAGATATGACAGCATCCCTCTTATCCACCACTTATAAGGTACAAAAAACAGAAGGAAATTATAATAACCATATTGGATTGCCTCTAACCGTTTTAGGTTTGGATATGGATACTGAAATTGCTGTATTAGAAATGGGAATGAGCGGCAGAGGAGAAATAGAATTTCTCACAAAACTTGCTTCTCCGGATGCAGTTGTAATTACAAATATCGGAGAATCACATCTTCTTGATCTTGGGTCAAGAGAAGGAATTGCCGAAGCTAAGCTTGAAATTTTGCATGGATTAAAAGAGGGGGGACTGGCTGTCCTTCATGGCGATGAACCACTTCTTATGGAACGAATAAATAAATATAAAGGGAATGTAAATGTTCTAACATTTGGAAGAAATAACCGGAATGACTTTTATCCTACAGAAGTCATTCAGTTAGAACAAGGCAATAGGTTTACGATCAATGAGTCCTCAGAAAACTTCGAACTTCCTGTATTAGGAACTCATAATATATTAAACGCACTTGCTGCGATGATCATTGCTAACCACTTTGATGTGCCATTTACTAAAATGAATGAAGGCTTAGCAAACGTTAAACTCACCAATATGAGGATGGAGCTCGTCGAGGGGAGTCATGGTGAAAAGATAATCAACGATGCCTATAATGCTAGTCCAACCTCAATGACAGCGGCAATTGAACTGGTTTCAAACCTTAAGGGTTACCAGAAAATCATTCTAGTTCTCGGTGATATGCTAGAACTAGGCCCTCAGGAAGAACAATACCATCAACAAATTGGTGAGGGATTGAATCCGGGTAAAATAGATTATGTCTTTACCTTTGGAAAGTTAGCAGAACACATAGCTGAAGGAGCACGTTCCGCTTTAGGGAAACACAGAGTTTTTTCCTATAGTGACAAAAATGAGCTGATTAAAGTGTTAAAGCAACATGTAAATAACGAATCATTAGTTCTGGTAAAGGCTTCAAGAGGAATGAAATTAGAAGAAATTGTTACAGCATTACAGAATAAGTAA
- a CDS encoding alpha/beta fold hydrolase has protein sequence MIGCLCIHGFTGAPYEVEPLAEYLKNHTDWIFSVPTLPGHGENLSLKGVQYQQWIEHAENELKKLIDTCDQVYVIGFSMGGMIASLLAAKHPVDKLVLLSAAAYYLNPKQMASEIKSMILDSLKGNLENNEFFQRYKRKIKATPIKATLQFRRLVSYIKPLLPQVEVPTLIAQGECDGIVPPKSAEYLYRTISAKTKRLTYIKDSSHHICHCEEKEALFSQVYDFLMER, from the coding sequence ATGATTGGCTGTTTATGTATTCATGGCTTTACAGGGGCACCATATGAAGTAGAGCCTCTTGCTGAGTATTTAAAGAACCATACAGACTGGATATTCAGTGTCCCGACTCTTCCTGGCCATGGCGAAAATCTTTCATTAAAAGGTGTCCAATATCAACAGTGGATCGAACATGCAGAGAACGAATTAAAGAAATTAATTGATACCTGTGATCAGGTCTATGTGATAGGATTTTCCATGGGTGGTATGATTGCAAGTCTTCTAGCTGCAAAGCACCCGGTGGACAAGCTTGTACTACTTAGTGCAGCTGCCTATTACCTAAACCCTAAACAAATGGCAAGTGAAATTAAATCAATGATTTTGGATTCATTAAAAGGAAACTTAGAAAATAATGAATTTTTTCAGCGATATAAAAGAAAAATAAAAGCAACTCCCATAAAAGCGACTTTACAATTTCGCAGGCTTGTTTCTTACATTAAACCACTTCTTCCTCAAGTAGAAGTGCCAACACTGATTGCACAGGGGGAATGTGACGGGATCGTCCCTCCTAAAAGTGCAGAATACTTATATCGTACAATTAGCGCTAAAACAAAAAGGCTTACTTATATCAAGGATTCTAGCCATCATATTTGTCATTGTGAGGAAAAAGAGGCCCTTTTTTCCCAAGTGTATGACTTTTTGATGGAGAGGTAA